TTTGCGAGCCGTGAGCGGCGAAGATCACGCCGACCGCAATGCGCAGAATGGTCAGACCGTAGCCGGCGCGAGTGAACAGTACTTTGTTGATCAGAGAGCTCATGGGGCATTCCTTGTTTTTGCGAGAAGTTGTGTGTGTTGGTTGGCCGCTATATTAATCAATAAATTTCATGTTAAAAGCGCAAATATTCCGCCATAACAATCAACTTATTAGATCATTTCCGTGAGACGACTTTTTGCGCCCCGGGCTCCAACGACTCCCGCTCCCGGTCGAACGCCAAGTAATACTTGTTCACGCTATTAACATAGCTGACCGGCCCCATTCCTACCTGCTCCATGGCGATGCGCTCGACCTGAAAGAACCACTGATTAGGGTTCAGCCCGCGCCGCCGGGCCTCGGCGCGCATGCCCTGCACGCGCTCGGGGCCAATGTTGTAGGCCGCCAGCGTGAAGGCCATGCGCTCGCGCTCATTGAGTTTGGGGCTGTTGAAAAACTTGCGGCGAATCATCGCCAGGTACTTGGCTCCGGCCTGCACATTCGCATCGAGATTCTGAATATTGTTCACGCCGACGCGCTGTGCAGCGGACGGAGTGATCTGCATCAGCCCGGTCGGGCCACTGCCGCTGCGGGCGTTGGGTTGCAGGCGTGATTCCTTGAACGCCAGCGCGGCCAGATTCAGCCAGTCCATGTTCTGCGCGGCAGCGTGCTTTTGCAGAGTCGGGCGCAGTTTTTCGAGACGCTGGCGATCGGCCTTAGCCAACGGATTGTGGACTTGGTACAGCCGTCGATAGATGCGCAAAAACGCAGCATCTTCGTTCGAGGGTTTCTTGTAACCGCCGAGGAAGCGGTCAATGCTTGCACGCAACATTGCGGCGTCGCGGCGCACGAACCAGTACTCCTCGCCCGGCTCGCTGATGATCAGTTGCCGGTCAAAACGCAGCTTCGGCAGGATCTTGCCCCAACGCTCGGCTATGGGTTGCTCGACGATGGTCAGGTGAAAAATCCCGCCCTGAACCATTTCCAGCACATCTTCGACCGCCAGGGTCGGATCGACCCATTCGATCTTGATCGGCGCCAGTTTGTGCAACGCCAGTTTCTGATTGAGCTGACTGACCGCCTCCC
This region of Pseudomonas sp. R84 genomic DNA includes:
- a CDS encoding transglycosylase SLT domain-containing protein → MVRPSVLLLLCGSLLLPMTAVARLPGPLQAVPAAKVRDLSEIRSSRVLRVLVNQSRNSSGEVQGQAIGVEYHRLRAFEQYLNGHARDGQEITLKIIPKAKDQLLGALQRGEGDLVAPGELLDLQSGYAVASSEPVASNVPLVLVGIKGERRYTKVEQLSGKTLALPTGSAAGEAVSQLNQKLALHKLAPIKIEWVDPTLAVEDVLEMVQGGIFHLTIVEQPIAERWGKILPKLRFDRQLIISEPGEEYWFVRRDAAMLRASIDRFLGGYKKPSNEDAAFLRIYRRLYQVHNPLAKADRQRLEKLRPTLQKHAAAQNMDWLNLAALAFKESRLQPNARSGSGPTGLMQITPSAAQRVGVNNIQNLDANVQAGAKYLAMIRRKFFNSPKLNERERMAFTLAAYNIGPERVQGMRAEARRRGLNPNQWFFQVERIAMEQVGMGPVSYVNSVNKYYLAFDRERESLEPGAQKVVSRK